The following proteins are encoded in a genomic region of Arcobacter cloacae:
- a CDS encoding diguanylate cyclase has protein sequence MKSKNFLIYFTVTVIFCFTLFILKYISDTKNDYQKFSEKILFEQASTLYNNLVTLKHWNSQKGSIYIKAYEEIDANQFIKDGIIHINDKELLIKMNPAWMIRELSEVSNLKQNYYFKITSLSPINPINKPDNFEKRALKQLNSNKEQNFYTSLEENRYNFLGALKVQPSCLSCHNTQNYKVGDVIGGLRVSVPIENYKENIKIIESKSDILNIITIFTSIIFMGIITYTVTSIYARELNILKLNKTLELKVNKRTKELREANKKLLETSITDYLTNLPNRRHFFEVGIKTLHLAKRENIPLSIICVDIDFFKKINDTYGHDIGDEILKFVSRIMEKSIRKSDILARMGGEEFSILLYNTNENQAYILAEKIRQNIENSSFKDGNQEVKVTISLGISQLLENDEDLDSVIKRADKALYMAKEKSRNISIIYS, from the coding sequence ATGAAGAGTAAAAATTTTCTAATATACTTTACTGTTACTGTTATCTTTTGTTTTACGCTTTTTATACTTAAATATATAAGTGATACGAAAAATGACTATCAAAAATTCTCTGAAAAGATACTTTTTGAACAAGCTTCTACTTTATACAATAATTTAGTGACTTTAAAACATTGGAATTCTCAAAAAGGCTCGATTTATATAAAAGCTTATGAAGAAATAGATGCAAATCAATTTATAAAAGATGGAATAATTCATATAAATGATAAAGAGCTATTAATAAAAATGAATCCAGCTTGGATGATTAGAGAGTTGTCAGAAGTTTCAAATCTAAAACAAAACTACTATTTTAAAATCACAAGTTTATCGCCTATAAATCCTATTAATAAACCTGATAATTTTGAAAAAAGAGCATTAAAACAACTAAACTCAAATAAAGAGCAAAACTTTTACACAAGTTTAGAAGAAAATAGGTATAACTTTTTAGGAGCATTAAAAGTTCAACCCTCGTGTCTTTCTTGTCACAATACTCAAAATTATAAAGTTGGTGATGTTATTGGAGGATTAAGAGTTAGTGTTCCTATAGAAAACTATAAAGAAAATATTAAAATCATAGAATCAAAAAGTGATATATTAAATATTATTACTATTTTTACTTCTATTATTTTTATGGGAATTATTACTTATACAGTAACTTCTATTTATGCTAGAGAATTAAATATATTAAAATTAAATAAAACTCTTGAATTAAAAGTTAATAAAAGAACAAAAGAATTAAGAGAAGCAAATAAAAAACTACTTGAAACTTCTATTACTGATTATCTTACTAATCTTCCAAATAGAAGACACTTTTTTGAAGTTGGAATAAAAACTTTACATTTAGCAAAAAGAGAAAATATTCCTTTATCAATAATTTGTGTAGATATAGATTTCTTCAAAAAAATAAATGATACTTATGGACATGATATCGGAGATGAAATATTAAAATTTGTTTCAAGAATTATGGAAAAAAGTATTAGAAAATCAGATATTCTAGCAAGAATGGGAGGTGAAGAATTCTCAATTTTGCTATATAATACAAATGAAAATCAAGCTTACATTTTAGCTGAAAAGATAAGACAAAATATTGAAAACTCTTCTTTTAAAGATGGAAATCAAGAAGTAAAAGTAACGATTAGTTTAGGAATTAGTCAATTATTAGAAAATGATGAAGATTTAGATTCAGTTATTAAAAGAGCTGATAAAGCACTTTATATGGCAAAAGAGAAAAGTAGAAATATAAGCATTATTTATTCATAA
- the uvrC gene encoding excinuclease ABC subunit UvrC gives MNLLEKLKQLPQDAGVYQYFDKNGHLLYIGKAKVLKNRVKSYFKFTPKLLPSDKLGPRIYKMISEVVSLEWIVVPNEHDALILENSLIKQLKPKYNILLRDDKTYPYIFIDYNEDFPRLEITRRVYKEKNIKYFGPYSSGAKDMLDSIYEIVPLVQKKSCVKSKTACLFHQIQKCLAPCENKISKEEYAKIVENALEYIYNKTKLLSKLNEKMIQYSNDFRFEEAMTLRDRIKTIEKSQIKSGIDLATNEDIDIFAITASNKKAVVVRMFLRDGKLTSSSHDFLKVDNYEEEFEFDYEEAYKRAIINYYDNEIPLLPKEILIGIELDDTAELEEFLQIRFNKKIKIINPKKDKKKDIVQIALSNCDELLRIDSSKNQTNIYEELKELFNLQTLPFRIESFDNSHMMGQATVGAMIVWSEELNAFDKKAFRHYNLESKDEYSQMREMLIRRVESFPKNPAPDLWIIDGGETLLKLAYDIVLSVGVNLDIIAIAKEKVDAKAHRAKGAAKDIVHYKDKNGEFKNFRLSTSDKRLQFVQRQRDEAHRFVINFHKKQKRTQDKQISLLQIKGIGEAKIKKLLLYFGEFEKIKTASIEELKNVLNEKDAITILNYFTESKD, from the coding sequence ATGAATCTACTTGAAAAACTAAAACAACTCCCACAAGATGCAGGAGTTTATCAATACTTTGACAAAAATGGACATCTTCTTTATATTGGAAAAGCAAAAGTTCTAAAAAATAGAGTTAAATCTTATTTTAAATTTACTCCAAAACTTCTTCCTTCTGATAAGTTAGGTCCACGAATTTATAAAATGATTAGTGAAGTTGTAAGTTTAGAATGGATTGTTGTTCCAAATGAACATGATGCTTTAATTTTAGAAAACTCTTTAATCAAACAGTTAAAACCGAAATATAATATTTTACTTCGTGATGATAAAACCTATCCATATATTTTTATAGATTATAATGAAGATTTCCCAAGACTTGAAATTACAAGAAGAGTATATAAAGAAAAAAATATAAAATATTTTGGACCATATTCAAGTGGTGCAAAAGATATGCTTGATAGTATTTATGAAATAGTTCCATTGGTACAAAAAAAATCTTGTGTTAAAAGCAAAACAGCCTGTTTATTCCATCAAATACAAAAATGCCTTGCTCCTTGTGAAAATAAAATTTCAAAAGAAGAGTACGCAAAAATTGTAGAAAATGCCCTAGAATATATCTATAATAAGACAAAACTTCTTTCAAAACTAAATGAAAAAATGATTCAATACTCAAATGATTTTAGATTTGAAGAAGCAATGACATTAAGGGATAGAATAAAAACCATAGAAAAATCTCAAATAAAATCAGGAATAGATTTAGCAACAAATGAAGATATAGATATTTTTGCAATAACAGCCTCAAATAAAAAAGCTGTTGTTGTACGAATGTTTTTAAGAGATGGGAAATTAACCTCGTCAAGCCATGATTTTTTAAAGGTTGATAATTACGAAGAAGAGTTTGAGTTTGATTATGAAGAAGCTTATAAAAGAGCAATTATAAACTACTATGACAATGAAATCCCTCTTTTACCAAAAGAGATTTTAATAGGAATCGAACTAGATGATACAGCTGAACTTGAAGAGTTTTTACAAATAAGATTTAATAAAAAAATCAAAATTATAAATCCTAAAAAAGATAAGAAAAAAGATATTGTTCAAATTGCTCTTAGCAACTGCGATGAACTTTTACGAATTGATTCAAGTAAAAATCAAACAAATATTTATGAAGAGTTAAAAGAGTTATTTAATCTTCAAACACTACCTTTTAGAATTGAAAGCTTTGATAATTCTCATATGATGGGACAAGCAACTGTTGGAGCCATGATTGTATGGAGTGAAGAGTTAAATGCTTTTGATAAAAAAGCTTTTAGACACTATAATCTTGAATCAAAAGATGAATACTCTCAAATGAGAGAGATGTTAATACGAAGAGTTGAAAGTTTTCCCAAAAATCCAGCTCCTGATTTATGGATTATTGATGGAGGAGAGACACTTTTAAAACTTGCCTATGATATTGTGTTATCAGTTGGTGTAAATCTTGATATAATAGCAATCGCAAAAGAGAAAGTTGATGCCAAAGCCCATAGGGCAAAAGGTGCGGCTAAAGATATAGTTCATTACAAAGACAAAAATGGTGAATTTAAAAACTTTAGATTATCAACTAGCGATAAAAGATTGCAATTTGTTCAAAGACAACGTGATGAAGCACATAGATTTGTAATAAATTTCCATAAAAAACAAAAAAGAACTCAAGATAAACAAATCTCACTTTTACAAATCAAAGGTATAGGTGAAGCAAAAATCAAAAAACTTCTTTTATATTTTGGAGAGTTTGAAAAGATAAAAACAGCTTCTATTGAAGAGTTAAAAAATGTCTTAAATGAAAAAGACGCAATTACGATATTAAATTATTTTACAGAATCAAAGGATTAG